From a region of the Rhodococcus sp. 4CII genome:
- the cutA gene encoding aerobic carbon-monoxide dehydrogenase large subunit has translation MSFTKPRTTPAGTKDTGTPAESEKLFGKPIPRSEDARLLSGQGRYLDDLGHNALIAAFVRSPHAHARITAIDIDAALDLPGVHAIYTYDDLVDDSPEMAENLPLLIPHPAITAPRNGYPLAKDEVNHVGEAIAMVVADNRYVAEDACAKIDVTYEMLAPVVGIDVARQAENAVHPDVPDNVAAHLQHGFGDVDAELAKAPHRLTLNLEIERSASMPMEGKGVYARWDTDEQALTFWTSTQTSTSARAAIAARLKMAHNKVHCIAPDVGGGFGVKIVHPWPEEVMVTWAARRLGTAGISSEVKWVEDRREHFVSSAHERGQVQEVTVGFDDEGTLLAFDFTFWHDNGAYLPYGIIVMLNTSTQVLGPYKPRSFRVDAYSLYTNTVIVTPYRGAGRPQAVFAMERAMDAIAKYLGKDVIEVREHNFIRPEEMPYDFHLTFQDGRPLIYDTGDYQAGIDKLKKLIDWDGFAEYKKQAKAEGRAVGIGIGAYVEGTGPGPYEGAHVLVETSGKVKAATGLTTQGQGHQTAFAQIVADDLGVPVTDVEIVTGDTRRFGYAVGTFASRGAVMSGSAFHVAAQMVAEKARTIAGEALNLDPAELELRGGHVCKIGTLPGAEGTSISLGVVAVLSNPLRYAFDDASRQATGFAKADTDMTIPPVREGEQPGLEATGYYSPPTSTFASGVHAAIVETDPVTAEIHVRRYAVIHDCGNVINPRIVEGQVMGAVAQGVGGALYEKIVYDEHGQMLNASYMDFLMPFVTEMPDSLEMDHTVTPSALNPLGMKGAGEAGVIPTSAVIAAAIEDAEGFPITSMPISPSELFELRLAHASSQSKENE, from the coding sequence ATGAGCTTCACGAAACCCCGCACCACGCCGGCTGGCACGAAGGACACCGGGACACCCGCCGAATCCGAGAAGCTGTTCGGCAAGCCGATTCCCCGCAGCGAGGACGCCCGCCTGCTCAGCGGTCAGGGCCGTTACCTCGACGACCTGGGCCACAACGCACTCATCGCCGCGTTCGTCCGATCGCCGCACGCGCACGCCCGCATCACGGCGATCGACATCGATGCCGCCCTGGATCTGCCCGGCGTGCACGCGATCTACACGTACGACGACCTGGTGGACGACTCCCCGGAGATGGCCGAGAATCTGCCGCTCCTCATTCCGCACCCGGCGATCACCGCCCCGCGCAACGGGTATCCGCTCGCCAAGGATGAGGTGAACCACGTCGGCGAGGCGATCGCGATGGTGGTCGCCGACAACCGGTACGTCGCCGAGGACGCGTGCGCCAAGATCGACGTCACGTACGAGATGCTGGCACCGGTCGTGGGCATCGACGTGGCGCGGCAGGCGGAGAACGCCGTGCACCCGGATGTCCCCGACAACGTGGCGGCGCACCTGCAGCACGGCTTCGGCGACGTGGACGCCGAACTGGCGAAGGCACCGCACCGGCTCACCCTGAACCTCGAGATCGAGCGGTCGGCGTCGATGCCGATGGAGGGCAAGGGCGTCTACGCCCGCTGGGACACCGACGAGCAGGCGCTCACGTTCTGGACATCCACGCAGACGTCGACGTCGGCGCGCGCCGCGATCGCGGCCCGACTGAAGATGGCGCACAACAAGGTCCACTGCATCGCCCCCGATGTCGGCGGCGGCTTCGGCGTCAAGATCGTCCACCCGTGGCCGGAGGAGGTCATGGTGACCTGGGCCGCGCGGCGACTCGGGACGGCGGGCATCTCCAGCGAGGTCAAATGGGTCGAGGACCGGCGCGAGCACTTCGTGTCGAGCGCGCACGAGCGCGGCCAGGTCCAGGAGGTGACGGTCGGCTTCGACGACGAGGGCACTCTCCTCGCGTTCGACTTCACGTTCTGGCACGACAACGGCGCCTACCTGCCGTACGGCATCATCGTCATGCTGAACACGTCCACGCAGGTGCTCGGACCATACAAGCCGAGATCGTTCCGGGTGGACGCGTACTCGCTGTACACGAACACCGTCATTGTCACGCCGTATCGCGGCGCCGGCCGCCCCCAGGCCGTGTTCGCGATGGAACGGGCGATGGACGCCATCGCGAAGTATCTCGGCAAGGACGTCATCGAGGTCCGCGAGCACAACTTCATCCGTCCCGAGGAGATGCCGTACGACTTCCACCTCACGTTCCAGGACGGCCGCCCGCTGATTTACGACACCGGCGACTACCAGGCCGGTATCGACAAGCTCAAGAAGCTCATCGACTGGGACGGGTTCGCCGAGTACAAGAAGCAGGCGAAGGCCGAGGGCCGGGCCGTGGGCATCGGGATCGGCGCGTACGTGGAGGGCACCGGTCCGGGCCCGTACGAGGGCGCCCACGTCCTCGTCGAGACGTCCGGGAAGGTCAAGGCCGCAACGGGGCTGACCACCCAGGGGCAGGGCCATCAGACGGCGTTCGCGCAGATCGTCGCGGACGACCTCGGCGTGCCCGTCACCGACGTCGAGATCGTCACCGGCGACACCCGCCGATTCGGTTATGCCGTCGGCACGTTCGCGTCCCGCGGCGCCGTCATGTCCGGTTCGGCGTTTCACGTGGCCGCGCAGATGGTGGCGGAGAAGGCCCGCACGATCGCCGGGGAGGCACTGAACCTCGATCCCGCCGAACTGGAACTGCGTGGTGGGCACGTGTGCAAGATCGGCACGCTGCCCGGCGCCGAGGGCACGTCCATCTCGCTGGGTGTGGTCGCCGTGCTGTCGAACCCGCTGCGGTACGCGTTCGACGACGCATCCAGGCAGGCCACCGGGTTCGCGAAAGCCGACACGGACATGACGATTCCGCCGGTCCGCGAGGGTGAGCAACCCGGACTCGAGGCCACCGGCTACTACTCGCCGCCGACGTCGACGTTCGCGTCCGGCGTGCACGCGGCCATCGTCGAAACCGATCCGGTGACGGCGGAGATCCACGTGCGGCGGTACGCGGTGATCCACGACTGCGGCAACGTCATCAACCCGCGGATCGTCGAGGGCCAGGTCATGGGCGCCGTCGCGCAGGGTGTCGGCGGCGCGCTGTACGAGAAGATCGTCTACGACGAGCACGGGCAGATGCTCAACGCGTCGTACATGGACTTCCTGATGCCCTTCGTCACCGAGATGCCCGACTCCCTCGAGATGGACCACACCGTCACCCCGTCCGCCCTCAATCCCCTCGGAATGAAGGGCGCGGGCGAGGCCGGGGTGATCCCGACCTCCGCCGTCATCGCGGCGGCGATCGAGGACGCGGAAGGCTTCCCCATCACGTCCATGCCGATATCCCCTTCGGAGTTGTTCGAGCTTCGCCTCGCGCACGCGTCGTCACAGAGCAAGGAGAACGAATGA
- a CDS encoding hydantoinase/oxoprolinase family protein, whose amino-acid sequence MESRKIRVGIDTGGTFTDVVAVDEESGAVVTTKTPSTPADPAQGFLTGIEKVLAKLGETGDAIGAVSHGTTVATNKLLEGKVENLGFITTEGYEHVLEIARQSVPDGYGNSYFWVKPDRIVPADRVRTIGGRLAFDGSEIRPLVEDDVRKAARFFAERGIRTIGVCLMHSYANPSHERRVRDILLEEYPEATVSISSQVLREYREYERSITTLVDAAVKPNIRNYVNNIANRLREFSSDEGEARDIPFYVMKSNGGVLSAKEVVHQPITTVLSGPAAGALGAALIASVAGVEQVLTCDGGGTSTDVTVVVKGEPALTTEGRVGAYPSKIPMIDVVTVGAGGGSIAWQTPEGTLRVGPQSAGADPGPLCYGKGGNEPTITDAHVLLGRIPPHLLGGEIPLDTELARKGVEQLAHQLKLDFEACATGILEVSAWNQANALRQITVKRGLDVRDFTLVTFGGSGSLLACRLVDILGLKDVLIPLNPGNVSAFGLLTVDVRNDYVQTHVCRHDRLEIGDLQTGLDALAAEAERALADEGFGEAERKYARSADLRYLGQAFEVRVPVGDGPVTQELMDEAAERFHQAHQELYGYDFRGDPHQHVEWVNLRVSGIGPIKRPTLNEIAAGTGAESAVTGTRPAYFDEWVTTQVYDRARLGAGDVLEGPAVIEEFSSTIPVHPGFQARIDTFGNIRITKIADSNGANR is encoded by the coding sequence GTGGAATCCAGAAAGATTCGGGTCGGTATCGACACCGGAGGAACATTCACTGACGTCGTGGCTGTGGACGAGGAGTCCGGAGCCGTCGTCACCACCAAGACACCCTCGACGCCCGCCGACCCGGCACAGGGATTCCTCACCGGAATCGAGAAGGTGCTCGCCAAGCTCGGCGAGACCGGTGACGCGATCGGCGCCGTCAGCCATGGCACCACCGTCGCCACCAACAAACTCCTCGAAGGCAAGGTCGAGAACCTCGGATTCATCACCACCGAGGGCTACGAGCACGTCCTCGAGATCGCCCGCCAGTCCGTCCCCGACGGCTACGGCAACTCCTACTTCTGGGTCAAGCCCGACCGCATCGTCCCCGCCGACCGCGTCCGCACCATCGGCGGCCGGCTCGCGTTCGACGGCAGCGAGATCCGCCCCCTCGTCGAGGACGACGTCCGCAAGGCCGCCCGCTTCTTCGCCGAGCGCGGCATCCGCACCATCGGCGTGTGCCTCATGCACTCCTACGCCAACCCGAGCCACGAGCGCCGCGTACGCGACATCCTCCTCGAGGAATACCCCGAGGCCACGGTGAGCATCTCCAGCCAGGTGCTGCGCGAGTACCGCGAATACGAGCGGTCCATCACCACGCTCGTCGACGCCGCGGTGAAGCCGAACATCCGCAACTACGTGAACAACATCGCGAACCGGCTGCGCGAATTCTCCTCCGACGAGGGCGAGGCCCGCGACATCCCGTTCTACGTGATGAAGTCGAACGGCGGTGTGCTCTCCGCCAAGGAGGTCGTGCACCAGCCGATCACGACGGTGCTGTCCGGCCCGGCGGCCGGCGCCCTCGGTGCCGCGCTCATCGCGAGTGTCGCCGGTGTCGAGCAGGTCCTCACGTGCGACGGCGGCGGAACGTCCACCGACGTGACCGTCGTGGTGAAGGGGGAGCCCGCGCTCACCACCGAGGGCCGGGTGGGGGCGTACCCGTCGAAGATCCCGATGATCGACGTCGTCACCGTCGGCGCCGGCGGCGGCTCCATCGCCTGGCAGACCCCCGAGGGCACGCTGCGCGTCGGACCGCAGTCGGCGGGCGCCGACCCCGGCCCGCTCTGCTACGGCAAGGGCGGCAACGAGCCGACGATCACCGACGCCCACGTGCTGCTCGGCCGGATTCCACCCCACCTGCTCGGCGGCGAGATCCCCCTCGACACCGAACTGGCCCGCAAGGGCGTCGAGCAGCTCGCGCACCAGCTGAAGCTCGACTTCGAGGCGTGCGCCACCGGCATCCTCGAGGTGTCGGCGTGGAACCAGGCCAACGCGCTGCGGCAGATCACGGTCAAGCGCGGCCTCGACGTCCGCGACTTCACCCTCGTCACGTTCGGCGGATCCGGTTCGCTGCTCGCCTGCCGGCTCGTCGACATCCTCGGGCTCAAGGACGTCCTGATCCCGCTGAACCCGGGCAACGTGTCCGCCTTCGGGTTGCTCACGGTCGACGTCCGCAACGACTACGTGCAGACCCACGTCTGCAGGCACGACCGCCTGGAGATCGGCGACCTGCAGACGGGGCTGGACGCGCTGGCCGCCGAAGCGGAACGCGCACTCGCCGACGAGGGCTTCGGCGAGGCGGAGCGCAAGTACGCGCGCTCGGCCGACCTGCGCTACCTCGGGCAGGCGTTCGAGGTGCGGGTGCCAGTCGGTGACGGTCCGGTCACCCAGGAGCTGATGGACGAGGCCGCGGAGCGGTTCCACCAGGCACACCAGGAGCTGTACGGCTACGACTTCCGCGGCGACCCGCACCAGCACGTCGAGTGGGTCAACCTGCGCGTCAGCGGCATCGGCCCGATCAAGCGCCCGACGCTGAACGAGATCGCGGCCGGCACCGGCGCCGAGTCCGCGGTGACCGGGACCCGTCCGGCGTACTTCGACGAGTGGGTCACCACCCAGGTCTACGACCGGGCCCGGCTCGGCGCGGGCGACGTGCTCGAGGGCCCCGCGGTGATCGAGGAATTCAGTTCCACCATCCCCGTGCACCCCGGTTTCCAGGCGCGGATCGACACCTTCGGAAACATCCGCATCACCAAGATCGCCGACTCGAACGGAGCGAACCGATGA
- a CDS encoding PucR family transcriptional regulator — translation MTTRDVGGSAAGFRAAAATGPGPDLPPQSFADVLASDLLVSPTLVAGSEGTIREVSSVAVAAVPDIGPWLRTGQLLITTTSVLGRLVEPIGAFLTRLDRRGVAGLAVRLDDDTAALPAEMCDAADELGFPVVVVSDLYPQAHPLAGDLAALSARQVDAVFEADRLRRVLVDVVMAGGGFAELSVAVARELGGAVLITTPDGRQLCRAGDESELTRLASSAALDSTGRVRTDSTEGGLGLHRLGDESIAVSAISANGIDHGRLVQFSTGRQLRSEDLYLVEQAAAVCALVVARELVVSSVEEKHRANFIRDLLLGRGGEHEHVVAHAKTFGWDLDRPVVVVVIEPDPVGEDEPSMPRMPLVERQARAFTSAVAGRDTGAAVTALATETVILMGVGTDTMNLVHELVATVRGAGGGGRRPFGVGVSRPTDSVDGIPALYGQARTALKVGRQITGAWAVTHFDDLGVYRLLSLVEDDRELESFAQETLRELTADTSEAQDMRRTLEVLLATNINIAETARQLHFHYNTLRYRVVKLEKMLGSFTEHPELRLDLSLALKIMAMRGINS, via the coding sequence GTGACGACGAGGGATGTCGGCGGTTCCGCTGCCGGGTTCCGCGCCGCCGCCGCGACCGGGCCGGGGCCCGACCTTCCTCCGCAGTCGTTCGCCGATGTGCTGGCGTCCGATCTGCTCGTCTCCCCGACGCTGGTCGCCGGCAGCGAGGGCACCATCCGTGAGGTGTCGAGTGTCGCCGTGGCGGCGGTGCCGGACATCGGACCGTGGCTCCGGACCGGACAGTTGCTGATCACCACCACGTCGGTGCTCGGCCGGCTGGTCGAGCCGATCGGGGCGTTTCTCACCCGCCTCGACCGGCGGGGCGTCGCCGGGCTCGCGGTCCGGCTCGACGACGACACCGCCGCGCTCCCGGCCGAGATGTGCGATGCGGCCGACGAACTCGGGTTTCCCGTCGTCGTGGTTTCCGATCTGTATCCGCAGGCGCACCCGCTCGCCGGTGACCTCGCGGCGTTGTCGGCCCGGCAGGTCGACGCCGTTTTCGAGGCGGACCGGTTGCGCAGAGTGCTCGTCGACGTCGTGATGGCCGGCGGCGGGTTCGCCGAACTGTCCGTCGCCGTGGCCCGGGAACTGGGCGGCGCCGTGCTGATCACCACCCCTGACGGACGTCAGTTGTGCCGCGCCGGCGACGAGTCGGAGCTGACTCGGCTGGCATCGAGCGCGGCGCTCGACTCCACCGGGCGGGTCCGCACCGATTCCACCGAGGGCGGTCTCGGTCTGCACCGGCTGGGCGACGAGTCCATCGCGGTGTCGGCGATTTCGGCCAACGGCATCGATCACGGGCGGCTGGTGCAGTTCAGTACCGGACGGCAACTGCGCAGCGAAGACCTGTACCTCGTCGAGCAGGCGGCGGCCGTGTGCGCCCTGGTCGTCGCCCGCGAACTGGTGGTCTCCTCGGTGGAGGAGAAGCACCGCGCCAACTTCATCCGCGACCTGCTGCTCGGCCGCGGCGGCGAGCACGAGCACGTCGTCGCGCACGCCAAGACGTTCGGCTGGGATCTGGACCGTCCGGTGGTCGTCGTGGTGATCGAACCCGATCCGGTCGGTGAGGACGAACCGTCGATGCCCCGGATGCCGCTCGTCGAACGGCAGGCGCGGGCATTCACGAGTGCCGTCGCGGGCCGCGACACCGGCGCCGCCGTCACCGCGCTGGCGACGGAGACGGTGATCCTCATGGGTGTCGGCACCGACACGATGAACCTCGTCCACGAACTCGTCGCCACCGTGCGCGGCGCCGGCGGCGGTGGTCGCCGGCCGTTCGGGGTGGGCGTGTCCCGGCCGACGGACTCGGTCGACGGCATCCCCGCTCTCTACGGTCAGGCCCGGACCGCGCTGAAGGTGGGGCGGCAGATCACCGGTGCCTGGGCGGTGACGCATTTCGACGACCTCGGCGTCTACCGGCTGCTGAGCCTCGTCGAGGACGACCGCGAACTCGAGTCGTTCGCGCAGGAGACCCTGCGTGAGCTGACGGCGGACACATCCGAGGCGCAGGACATGCGGCGCACCCTGGAGGTGCTGCTCGCCACCAACATCAACATCGCCGAAACCGCACGTCAACTGCACTTTCACTACAACACCCTGCGGTACCGGGTGGTGAAGCTGGAGAAGATGCTCGGGTCGTTCACCGAGCACCCCGAACTGCGCCTCGACCTGTCTCTCGCCCTCAAGATCATGGCGATGCGCGGCATCAATTCCTAA
- a CDS encoding uracil-xanthine permease family protein, which yields MPIWTLHGDGKTIAPGEVVAPSERLSWGRTIGLGGQHVVSMFGATFVFPIIMGLNPQLAVMMSGFCTLFFLLVVKGRIPSYLGTSAAFVGGIAAIRAQGGTSAQVTGAILVSGLVLAGIGVLIHFLGGGVVFKILPPVVTGAVVMLIGFNLAPVVAGTYWPQDQWVALTVMVVLVVASVALRGFLGRVAIFLTLLFGYVLSWVLDLTTGMITSYDPVAGAVTEHFRVNWDGVSSASWIGLPPFSDEANGIVGIHAPSFSLTFIVLVLPGVIALIAENAGHVKAVAEITKTDLDPMMGRALIGDGLATTIATSVGGSPTTTYAENIGVMAATKVYSTAAYAAAGVIAMLLGFSPKFGAVISATPGGVLGGITVVLYGIIGLLGAKIWKENGVDFGNPLNLMPIAAGLIIAIGDTELKFNDTFSLSGIALGTIVVIGMYHLCRVIAPKDADDAGTGRHHPKPTADDGTVPDRVGQLT from the coding sequence ATGCCTATCTGGACACTGCACGGAGATGGCAAGACCATCGCGCCCGGGGAGGTCGTCGCTCCGAGCGAACGCCTCAGCTGGGGTCGCACGATCGGACTCGGCGGGCAGCACGTGGTCTCGATGTTCGGGGCCACGTTCGTCTTCCCGATCATCATGGGTCTCAATCCTCAACTGGCCGTGATGATGTCGGGGTTCTGCACCCTGTTCTTCCTGCTGGTCGTCAAGGGCCGGATTCCCAGCTACCTGGGAACGTCGGCCGCATTCGTCGGCGGCATCGCCGCCATCCGCGCGCAGGGCGGCACGTCGGCGCAGGTGACGGGCGCAATCCTGGTATCCGGCCTCGTGCTCGCCGGCATCGGCGTGCTGATCCACTTCCTCGGCGGCGGGGTGGTGTTCAAGATCCTCCCGCCGGTGGTCACCGGGGCCGTCGTCATGCTGATCGGGTTCAACCTGGCACCGGTGGTGGCCGGAACGTACTGGCCACAGGACCAGTGGGTCGCGTTGACGGTGATGGTCGTGCTGGTGGTGGCGAGCGTCGCACTGCGCGGATTCCTCGGGCGGGTCGCGATCTTCCTGACGCTGCTCTTCGGATACGTGCTGTCGTGGGTGCTCGACCTGACGACCGGCATGATCACCTCGTACGACCCGGTCGCCGGCGCAGTCACCGAACACTTCCGCGTCAACTGGGACGGCGTCTCCTCGGCGTCGTGGATCGGGCTGCCACCGTTCTCCGACGAGGCGAACGGCATCGTGGGCATCCATGCGCCGTCGTTCAGTCTCACGTTCATCGTCCTCGTGCTGCCCGGTGTGATCGCCCTGATCGCGGAGAACGCCGGACACGTCAAGGCCGTCGCCGAGATCACCAAGACCGACCTGGACCCGATGATGGGACGTGCCCTGATCGGTGACGGCCTGGCCACCACCATCGCGACCAGCGTCGGAGGATCCCCCACCACGACGTACGCGGAGAACATCGGCGTCATGGCCGCGACCAAGGTGTACTCGACCGCCGCGTATGCCGCGGCCGGTGTGATCGCGATGCTGCTGGGCTTCTCCCCCAAGTTCGGTGCCGTCATCTCGGCGACCCCCGGCGGCGTGCTCGGCGGAATCACGGTGGTGCTCTACGGGATCATCGGCCTGCTCGGCGCGAAGATCTGGAAGGAGAACGGCGTCGACTTCGGCAATCCGCTCAACCTGATGCCCATCGCCGCCGGCCTGATCATCGCGATCGGTGACACGGAGTTGAAGTTCAACGACACGTTCTCCCTGAGCGGCATCGCGCTCGGCACGATCGTGGTGATCGGGATGTACCACCTGTGCCGCGTCATCGCCCCGAAGGATGCCGACGACGCCGGTACCGGCCGTCACCACCCGAAGCCGACCGCGGACGACGGAACCGTGCCGGACCGGGTAGGCCAGCTCACGTGA
- a CDS encoding (2Fe-2S)-binding protein, with protein sequence MARVKQSIDEQLAELHEETGEQHVAVTFTLNAVTQTVLLPSRTLASDAIRHHLRQTGTHVGCEHGVCGACTVLLDGKPVRSCLVLAASLEGREVTTVEGLVEPDGTLHPVQQAFIDCHGLQCGFCTPGFVTTIAAFLEENDSPTREEATDAIAGNLCRCTGYQNIRAAVLRAAEIKRERSGEFPLGKDDEAARASLDPKVRGTTNPVGGRAGRA encoded by the coding sequence ATGGCAAGGGTCAAGCAGAGCATCGACGAGCAACTCGCCGAGCTGCACGAGGAGACCGGCGAACAGCACGTCGCGGTGACGTTCACGCTCAACGCGGTGACGCAGACGGTGCTGCTGCCGTCGCGCACGCTCGCGTCCGACGCGATCCGGCACCATCTGCGCCAGACGGGAACACACGTCGGCTGCGAGCACGGGGTCTGCGGCGCCTGCACCGTGCTGCTCGACGGCAAGCCGGTGCGGTCGTGCCTGGTGCTCGCGGCGAGTCTGGAGGGCCGGGAGGTCACCACCGTCGAGGGTCTCGTCGAACCCGACGGCACCCTGCACCCGGTGCAGCAGGCGTTCATCGACTGTCACGGCCTGCAATGCGGTTTCTGCACGCCGGGTTTCGTCACCACCATCGCCGCGTTCCTCGAGGAGAACGATTCGCCCACCCGCGAGGAGGCCACCGACGCGATCGCGGGCAACCTCTGCCGGTGCACCGGATACCAGAACATCCGCGCGGCCGTGCTGCGTGCCGCGGAGATCAAGCGCGAGCGTTCGGGCGAATTCCCGCTCGGCAAGGACGACGAGGCGGCACGCGCCTCACTCGACCCGAAGGTCCGGGGCACCACCAACCCCGTCGGGGGAAGGGCAGGGCGAGCATGA
- a CDS encoding xanthine dehydrogenase family protein subunit M yields the protein MKPSPLTYHRPRSIDEACQILADVAHEGKVLAGGQSLIPLLSMRLAAPAHLVDIGSIPRLDAVSSSREFGVTFDALTTHSVLEADRGAAQVQPLIGRGLRLVAHPTIRNRGTTVGSIVHADPSAEMPAVLALLGGSITVRSVRGVREIPSSDLFAGPLESTLEPDEIATSVTVPAARPGVGTAIDEIARRHGDYALVGVVAQMRVEGGAVAQARMTYISAGELGEVVDYTDILRGASATDDRDPLWRNLSEFARERIDTEPDIHATARYRSQLVAALTARVGFAAAQDAVLDGAAVHASAGGR from the coding sequence ATGAAACCGTCGCCACTGACCTATCACCGACCTCGGTCGATCGACGAGGCCTGTCAGATCCTCGCGGACGTGGCTCACGAGGGCAAGGTGCTCGCCGGTGGGCAGTCGCTGATCCCGTTGCTGTCGATGCGGCTGGCCGCGCCGGCGCACCTCGTCGACATCGGATCGATCCCCCGGCTGGACGCGGTGTCGTCGTCACGCGAGTTCGGCGTCACGTTCGACGCGCTGACCACCCATTCGGTGCTCGAAGCCGACCGCGGCGCCGCACAGGTGCAGCCGTTGATCGGCCGCGGGCTGCGTCTGGTCGCGCACCCGACCATCCGCAACCGCGGCACGACGGTCGGCTCGATCGTGCACGCCGACCCGTCCGCGGAGATGCCGGCGGTGCTCGCCCTGCTCGGCGGTTCGATCACCGTCCGTTCGGTCCGCGGGGTCCGGGAGATCCCGTCGAGCGACCTGTTTGCCGGACCGCTCGAAAGCACCTTGGAGCCGGACGAGATCGCGACCAGCGTCACGGTCCCCGCCGCCCGGCCCGGGGTCGGGACGGCCATCGACGAGATCGCCCGCAGACACGGCGACTACGCGCTCGTCGGAGTCGTGGCGCAGATGCGGGTCGAGGGCGGTGCCGTGGCGCAGGCCCGGATGACGTACATCTCGGCTGGCGAACTCGGTGAGGTCGTCGACTACACGGACATCCTCCGGGGCGCGTCCGCGACGGACGACCGGGACCCGTTGTGGCGGAACCTGTCCGAGTTCGCGCGGGAGCGGATCGACACCGAACCGGACATCCACGCCACGGCGCGGTACCGGTCGCAGTTGGTGGCGGCGCTGACCGCCCGGGTCGGGTTCGCGGCCGCACAGGATGCAGTACTCGACGGTGCCGCCGTGCACGCGTCGGCGGGAGGAAGGTGA
- a CDS encoding carbon monoxide dehydrogenase subunit G yields the protein MRIAGTALLTAPPEAVYDNLQDGKVLAATIPGVQSLEQLSDNHYKLSITAGVASIKGTYDGEVILSQQNRPQSFVMTASGAGAPGTVKADVTVRLEERDGGTLLSYDADAVVGGMVGGVGQRMITGVAKKMAGVFFKGIDGVIANGIPAAEVAAVAGEAPAVAGTSAAVPVPAAATTRVPEGASTTIVLASAALGAGIALAGVLVGGILVRGTCSK from the coding sequence ATGAGAATCGCCGGCACCGCCCTACTGACGGCCCCACCGGAGGCCGTGTACGACAACCTGCAGGACGGAAAGGTCCTCGCGGCGACCATCCCCGGGGTGCAGTCCCTCGAACAACTCAGCGACAACCACTACAAGTTGTCGATCACCGCGGGCGTCGCGTCGATCAAGGGCACCTATGACGGCGAAGTGATTCTGTCGCAGCAGAATCGGCCCCAATCGTTCGTGATGACGGCGTCCGGGGCCGGTGCCCCCGGCACCGTGAAGGCCGACGTGACGGTGCGGCTCGAGGAACGCGACGGCGGCACCCTGCTCAGCTACGACGCGGACGCCGTCGTCGGCGGCATGGTCGGCGGTGTCGGGCAGCGGATGATCACCGGGGTGGCGAAGAAGATGGCCGGGGTGTTCTTCAAGGGCATCGACGGTGTGATCGCCAACGGCATCCCGGCGGCCGAGGTCGCCGCGGTCGCGGGTGAGGCGCCTGCGGTCGCCGGCACCTCCGCGGCAGTCCCGGTTCCGGCGGCCGCCACCACGCGGGTGCCCGAGGGCGCCTCCACGACAATCGTTCTCGCGTCGGCCGCACTGGGCGCCGGCATCGCCCTGGCCGGTGTGCTCGTCGGCGGCATACTCGTCCGGGGCACCTGCTCGAAGTAG